CTTCTCCtagtgttgtcgttttgtaataATTATTGCTGATTTATAAGTGGCAGCTTATAATGCAGAAAGCACAGAGCCACAGACATTCCACACAGcaaaaaaaagttgataaatCAGTCATATCATAGCCTAATCGATTAATTGAGTGATGTTGATTAATTGATGATGGCTAAAATCGACCCGATTAACCAGTGTCTgataaataatgtttgtttaagTTCCTGATAAAAAAGTTAACGGCCGTTCAAAAGCCATCAATAGATCAAAGTTTGCTTGTGACCAAATGGATCATTTATTGACATGTTTTCATAAGAACggttgactaaaatgtgaattcAAAGGTAAACAAGGAGGAGTGTGAGTGTGGGAGAAGTTGATAAAATGAAGCAGGAAAAGTTTAGGTCACTACAGATCAAACAAAAGCCTTGGAGTTGgtctgatgtaaaaaaaaaaaaagatgattataAATCAAACTGATATTGGTTAATATCTCACTGTGATTGGGATATCAGCTTCCAATCTCCTCCTATAAGCTCTTACATTGTGGCTGCCCATCATcaacttcatcatcatcttctctGTCTGTCCTTTAATCCCTCTCAGCCGCCTGAGCTACCTGAAGCGACACGAGCAGATCCACAGCGACAAGCTGCCTTTTAAGTGTACTTTCTGCAGCCGTCTGTTCAAACACAAGAGAAGCAGAGATCGCCACGTCAAACTCCACACAGGCATGTGCACAGCACTGGGCTAATAGTGCTTAATACTTTCCTTTGAGCTACTCTCTTTTATTACTTCTCCTCTGTTTACATTGAGTATTTAGTTTAAGttcatatttaattattatctgCAGTGTACTGATGGGTTTGGATAACACAGGGGCAATTAGAACCACAGAGCAGATGATAAtactaaaaaaagtacaaaatccTGAAGTGATTCTTGTTCTGTATTGATGTTTTGCGAAAGAACCATGAAGTAATTATCTTTAATCAAACTGTCACGTTATACAGGAGATAAAAAGTATAGCTGTCAGGAGTGTGAAGCTGCGTTCTCTCGCTCAGATCACCTGAAGATTCATCTCAAGACGCACAGGTAACAACATCTTTTGATCGTTTCATCAGAAAGGAAGAATATTACcactaaagtcatgtttgttttttttttgttttttttttcgcccTACACATCTAGCTCTAGTAAACCTTTTAAGTGCAGTGTGTGTAAGCGGGGCTTCTCCTCAACCTCATCACTGCAGAGCCACATGCAGGTAAATTGACTTCACTTTAGATTTTAGCAACAACTTTTTATTGCTAAAAATTGCAGTAAATATGTCTGAGACTGAAAAAGTGTTGTTCTGAATATATTTTACCCACATTCTTATTCTGCACAGAGTATGAGTCATTAGTGTTAGTCTTTTTTCCAAAGCTGTCTGTCTCTGACTGTGGCAGGCTCACCGTAAGAACAGAGAACATCTCGCACTGAGGAGTGGGCGAGACTGTGGAAAAAAGGGCAGCGGGGGAGACGCAGACCTGGAGCAGGATCTGTACATGTGCGATTACTGCGAGGAGACATTCAGCCAGACCGACGAGCTGGAGAAACACGTCCTGACCAGACATCCGCAGCTGTCTGATCGAGCCGATTTGCAATGCATCCACTGTCCTGAGATTTTCCTGGACGAGGCGTCTCTCCTCACACACATTGAAACGCAGCACGCCAACCGCAAGCACAAGTAGGACATGGATCTAACTTTGGATTCAAAGCCGATATACTCCCTAACGTGGAGTTGAGTTTTACAGGCCTTTCTCTGTGTTCCTCAGATGTCCCGTCTGCTTAGAGCAGTTCCTCTCTGTTGAAGACGTCTACTGTCACCTGGACAGCCATCGCCAGCCCGACTCCTCTAATCACAGCGCTGCTAGCCCTGACCCTGCACTGGGCAGTGTTGCCTCGATGAGTTCAGCTACGCCAGACTCTAGTGCTAGCCTAGAAAGAGGCTCCACACCCGACTCTACACTAAAGCATGGCCAGGGTAGTGAACGGGGCCGCAGGAGAGCCAATGAAACCACGGACGACACGAGAATCACCCTGAGTCATCAAAGTGCTGGTATGTTTGTTGggtcacactttattttaaGTTCTATACATATGGCTGacgttacgctgtcattattatgaatatACGGTGTACATTtcaggacatcctcaggtctctcACTGTGGTATCAGGAAaatttctgtcatttatcagaccaaacagacTCATGACTGAGCAAAACCTCCATCAAATCAAATGGCCTCACTTATTAAAGCAAGTGTCGTCAAATGACACGGCTTCAGgcttaaaaataaatgtcatcaGACACaacatggtgttttattttgaaggaaccgaaAGTACACATGACAAAGTAAGTTGAAAAGccattctttccttttattttttagaaattagGATATATCAACATATTggttgattaataaatacatagttagaTGAAACATTGTTACATCTTaaccttttaaaaaagaaaaaaagaaaataacttaCTCTCGTATTCGAAGCAGCACATCTTGATGACATCATGTGTATTTccagtttcttcaaaatacGTGAGGCCATTGAGTCTgacgacttttattttgatggcTGACGCTTGCTTTGATAAGTGAGCCCTTTTTatttgacggaggttttgctgagtcatgagtccttTTGGATTGACAAATGACAGAGGGTTCCTGAAACCTGATACCTCACTccgagacctgaggatgtcctaaaatataCACCGTATGTATAAGGTGTCAATAAGtatcgttcgctaaattatgacacctttgaagctatgttggcattttttgggttaaggtaacaaacaacacttaatgacttCAATgtaccttattcatgctaatgacaggtgtcatgtcataataatgacagcgtaatgtcagcttcATGTAAATAACTTCAAGTGAGGTATTACTGTTTGTTCTATATTTACAATGAGCAGGTAGTCCATTTCATCTATGTATGTTAAAGTGAGAGGTGCCATTAATGACTCGTCTGTACAGGTGGGGGAGGTAATTGGAGCAAAGTGACGTACTCCTGCCCGTACTGCTCAAAGAGGGACTTCCATAGTCTCGCTGTGTTGGAGATCCATTTGAAGACCATCCACGCAGATAAGCCTCAACAAAGCCACACGTGTCAACTCTGCTTGGAAACACTGCCAACACTCTACAACCTCAACGAACACGTTCGCAAAGCTCACCGAGCCAGCGGAGGAACTGATGGAACCACGACAGGAGCGTTCCCCCTACTGCAGTTCACCAATGTCACAGCATTCCACTGCAACTATTGTCCAGACATGTTCGGGGACATCAATTCTCTCCAGGAACACATCCGTGTGTCCCACTGCCTTCCTGGTGGCGTTTTGGCTGGTTCTACCACGTTAGGTGTGTTCAATACTCCATTAATGATGTTACGGATAAATATTGATGGACCTAAACTGGTTTGTCTGTGGTGATCACAACTATTATTTCTGCTACAAAagtttatttaaactttagggcaagtaaacaataaattacatcaacattattcaattgtagaatactgtagatattgatgaaggttaaaatgtatgtaactaattggttaataataaatgggtcagtttctctcatacctactgttgctgactattgttctatgtttgagtaacatcacttgatcaagcctgtTCTCTGATCACTCCTAGCTCACGAGCACTCAACAAAAAATGTTGCATTGGGTTTTTGACGTTCTCGTAAATGTGACTTTATTCCTCCTCTGTAGAGGGAAACCACGCCTTCTTCTGCAACCAGTGCTCAATGGGATTCCTGACAGAGTCCTCACTGACGGAACACATTCAGCAGACGCACTGCACATCTGCCACAGGCGGTGGATCAGCATCTGGAGGAGCAGTGGCTAAACTGGAGTCTCCTTTACAGGCTGCATCTCAGTCCTTCATGGAGGTGAGAATATTGATGATGATGGAGCAAGCCACTCATTTGTtcagttattttctgtttttgctcATTCAATAAAGgggattttgttgttctttacgGAAATTATTTGATCGtggaaaaaacactttttagtATTTAAATTTTCAAGTTAAAAGCATCTCAACATTTTCACTGGAATaatcaacaacaaacaatgGACTAagatatttccatttttttaggATCAAACTCAGCTGCGCAAAAACATGAAAGTTCAACATGAGCTATGAAGATGCGCTGAACCTTCACTTGTTTTGTTGTggtgtatttattcatctgttTTCTGTCTTGCTTTTATTTCTCTCCAGTCTAAACAGCTCTTTTCACTCTACAAGGaccaaaaaaatatatcacTATCAATATATGACCGCTTTAAAGAGGGAACTGTTTTCGTCTCTGAACAGGTTTATTCCTGCCCTTACTGCACCAATTCTCCCATCTTCGGCTCACTTCTCAAGCTCACCAAGCACATAAAGGAGAATCACAAGAACATTCCCCTGGCCAACAATAAACGCCAGGCTAAAGTCGCCGACCTAAGCCCGGCTTCGTCTGACATTGAGATTTCCTCCCCAAAGCGCCACAGACTCGGCGGGGATTCCACCCCATCCATGGGAAGCAACGGAGATTATCCCTGCAACCAGTGTGACCTGCGATTTTCCAGTTTTGAGGGTTTTCAGGCTCACCTCAAGTCCCACTTGGAAATGCTTCTGAGGCGTCAGTCCTGTCCTCAGTGCAACAAGGAGGACTTTGAATCCCAGGATGCTTTGCTTCAGCACCTGACGGTGCACTACACCACCACATCAACTCAGTATGTGTGCGAGAGCTGCGATAAACAGTTCTCCTCAGTGGACGACCTGCAGAAACACCTGCTGGACATGCACACGTTTGTCCTGTACCACTGCACCCTCTGTCAGGAGGTCTTTGACTCCAAGGTGTCCATTCAGGTAAATTAGTGTCTCAGTGTTTCTtactttcattttcagaatGAAGACATTTTTTATTGCTACACTACAATTGAACTGTGTTGTGTTCTTCAGGTGCATTTGGCAGTCAAGCATAGCAATGAGAAGAAGCTGTTTCGTTGTACAGCCTGTGCCTGGGACTTTAGGAAAGAGGCAGATCTACAGGTTCATGTAAAGCATAACCACCTGGGCCAGAGGTCTATCCTCCCTGGAAGTCTTGGAGCAGGTACAGAACAGATGTTTACGGAattataaaaaatgatcttgacaacattaaataaatatctgtaaCTAGGGGTGTgtcgatccaatattgatatcaggAAATCAGTCTGATATCAGCAAAGAAAATGAGATCAGATTATATCTATGATGTAATCTATTCATCCCAGGGGGGAATTACTTGTgttacagaggctcaagaattattacaaataaaaagaatgaacactaaacaaagaaagagaaagaaaaatgtacatattaaactcattcactgccagccattttcagaacggtgacccccctcactgccagccattttagagcattttgactgaatttTAAAGACCCAAAGAATAGTTTTTACTCTGACAATGAAACCTGATTCTGAAAGATCAGAGTCTCTACTTTcactagattttttttaaattttgtttctagcttgtttcgtctTTCCGTAATcggcagttgaatagaggcaagtttcacacaaaacgCCAGATTCTGAGcgaaaagctgagaaaaaaatatttttttgaaaaaaactgtcagtgttagtgacacctcaacattggtttccttctataaaacaacaaaaacaacactgagacctgGCTTTTGAtgccaaaattattattattttgccatctaggtcagagttgaatggttttcttactgtattttgaccTTCCTCACAAGTACCTCCGTCAGTTCCTGCACCCGCAACTTcttcctcctcccggacatgtgTCACACACCGCTTACCCCGGTttgttgatcgttttctctcacgatTGCAACACTCTCAACAGTCCAGTTAGGTCCACACAGGCTCTGGTCCAATGTGCGCTGCTATGAGCTGCTGGTAGCAGCGAACATTTGGATTTTAAatgacatatacagtatgtatgtcaatggcagtgagtgagttaagtaaaagactgttaattaaacaagcacacacattacaatagaaaaataaaatgaaataagagataataataatacaaatgtacaaatataatacagatataagCGCTATGTTACTAGCAGTTGATTCCAGactccgctccagcacttctatccagcAGCTGACATAACTATGACTGCAAAGAAATAACTGAAGTCTACTTGAATTTTGCACTAAAAgcttaacttgtttttattaaattcaaaatacaatttttatttattctattcaattgtagaatatacCTATGTTGAAATTAAACTAGTGGttattttgcacgttttttggtgttgtttttgttttcattagatTTATTGAGGTAATTTTTCAGGGACttctaattattttattaattcattatatttaataGTAGAATATTCCtatgtttaagttaaactagTGGCTATTTTGCacgtacatttaaaaaaaataaaaaaatttaattagatttattaaagttattttaatatttttcagtcttcTAATGAATTTGTTTCTTCATaatattcaattgtagaatattcttatgtttgagGTTGAAAAGTGTGTTATAAAAAGGTCAGTTTTCCTCATTCCTACTGTTGCTGCTGTTCTCTGTATGAGTAATATCACGAGGTCAAGCCTTTACTAACATTCCACAGTccaaaataagtcaaaaaattATTCCTGCAAATatcgtatcggccaatactcaaggcagCAATATCAATATCGCATCGGAACTCAAAAAGTTGGATCGGACACCAATATTTGCAACGTTTCAATTACGTTTGTGCATTTCCAGCAATGCAGGTTGAACTCGTACTAGAGTAACACTGATCTTATTCCTGCAGGTCTAAAGCCCAGAAAATGCATCTTCTGTGGTGAAACATTTGGAACAGAAGTGGAGCTCCAGTGTCACATAACTACGCACAGCAAAAAGCTCACATGTCGCTTCTGCGGCAAAGCGTTCCATGCCATGTCCCTGCTTGAGAGACatttgagagaaaaacactGCATCTTCGATGGCGGCAACATCACCGGCAACGGAGGTGGCACGGGAAGCAGCGGGAGTCAGAACGGGACGCCTAATGGGTTGGTGCAGTCCTCAAAGCGAGGAGGAAGCTGTGCAGGAGGGGGAGGCAACGGGGGTGCAGGAAGCGCAGACAGAGCAACAGTTGCGGCCGCCGAACAAGCTGATCTGCAGAACATGCTGCTGAAGGGCTCAGTCTTGGGAGGAGGGTCGAACCAAGGAGGAGATGCAGCCAACAGCCACGAGGCGAGTGGGGGTGAGGAGGAGCTGGACAACTCCGAGCCCATGTACGCCTGTGATATCTGTGGAGCGGCCTACACCATGGAGTCCCTCCTGCAGAACCATCGGCTGCGAGACCACAACATCCGCCCCGGGGACGATGATGCTGGTAACAAATCACTCCCTCCTACACCATTTGaatcatgttattgttattacatTCCCTCACTATTTATCCCAGGTTCTCGAAAAAAGAAGGCAGACTTTATAAAAGGGAACCACAAGTGCAACGTGTGCTCAAGAACCTTCTTCTCTGAAAGTGGCCTGCGTGAGCACGCTCAGACACACCGCGGTCCTGCCAAACACTACATGTGTCCCATATGCGGCGAGCGATTCCCTTCACTGCTGACACTGACCGAACACAAGGTGCCCTCACACTCTCCAGCTCTTTCATAACGACATACATGCAGCGCACACATGGT
This genomic window from Gouania willdenowi chromosome 6, fGouWil2.1, whole genome shotgun sequence contains:
- the znf423 gene encoding zinc finger protein 423 isoform X5; translated protein: MSRRKQAKPRSVKAVEEGESSECGGTWDESTLQTEVPVTKREAEPKDGRVATEDGEQEEHDDHDDDIDDESIFTCDNCQQDFECLAELTEHRTNHCPADGDDDPAGLSWVPSSPSSKDVASPSQMPDGCCDLGMATGGEEEGGTGLPYPCQFCDKSFSRLSYLKRHEQIHSDKLPFKCTFCSRLFKHKRSRDRHVKLHTGDKKYSCQECEAAFSRSDHLKIHLKTHSSSKPFKCSVCKRGFSSTSSLQSHMQAHRKNREHLALRSGRDCGKKGSGGDADLEQDLYMCDYCEETFSQTDELEKHVLTRHPQLSDRADLQCIHCPEIFLDEASLLTHIETQHANRKHKCPVCLEQFLSVEDVYCHLDSHRQPDSSNHSAASPDPALGSVASMSSATPDSSASLERGSTPDSTLKHGQGSERGRRRANETTDDTRITLSHQSAGGGGNWSKVTYSCPYCSKRDFHSLAVLEIHLKTIHADKPQQSHTCQLCLETLPTLYNLNEHVRKAHRASGGTDGTTTGAFPLLQFTNVTAFHCNYCPDMFGDINSLQEHIRVSHCLPGGVLAGSTTLEGNHAFFCNQCSMGFLTESSLTEHIQQTHCTSATGGGSASGGAVAKLESPLQAASQSFMESKQLFSLYKDQKNISLSIYDRFKEGTVFVSEQVYSCPYCTNSPIFGSLLKLTKHIKENHKNIPLANNKRQAKVADLSPASSDIEISSPKRHRLGGDSTPSMGSNGDYPCNQCDLRFSSFEGFQAHLKSHLEMLLRRQSCPQCNKEDFESQDALLQHLTVHYTTTSTQYVCESCDKQFSSVDDLQKHLLDMHTFVLYHCTLCQEVFDSKVSIQVHLAVKHSNEKKLFRCTACAWDFRKEADLQVHVKHNHLGQRSILPGSLGAGLKPRKCIFCGETFGTEVELQCHITTHSKKLTCRFCGKAFHAMSLLERHLREKHCIFDGGNITGNGGGTGSSGSQNGTPNGLVQSSKRGGSCAGGGGNGGAGSADRATVAAAEQADLQNMLLKGSVLGGGSNQGGDAANSHEASGGEEELDNSEPMYACDICGAAYTMESLLQNHRLRDHNIRPGDDDAGSRKKKADFIKGNHKCNVCSRTFFSESGLREHAQTHRGPAKHYMCPICGERFPSLLTLTEHKVTHSKSLDTGTCRICKMPLQSEEEFIEHCQMHPDLRNSLTGFRCVVCMQTVTSTLELKIHGTFHMQKISTGPAIAGAGGGGGNIGPGGGNGSASSSPNGQLHPHKLYKCAFCLKEFKNKGELVKLDVNGLPYGLCAGCMSRGTNGQSPSQGGALTPGDSQGEKSLAGLRCPECGVKFESVEDLESHVQTDHPEVSPETSAAGKKAEASPAPKKKTYQCIKCQMTFETEREIQIHVANHMIGWILVFAVMA
- the znf423 gene encoding zinc finger protein 423 isoform X4, translated to MSRRKQAKPRSVKAVEEGESSECGGTWDESTLQTEVPVTKREAEPKDGRVATEDGEQEEHDDHDDDIDDESIFTCDNCQQDFECLAELTEHRTNHCPADGDDDPAGLSWVPSSPSSKDVASPSQMPDGCCDLGMATGGEEEGGTGLPYPCQFCDKSFSRLSYLKRHEQIHSDKLPFKCTFCSRLFKHKRSRDRHVKLHTGDKKYSCQECEAAFSRSDHLKIHLKTHSSSKPFKCSVCKRGFSSTSSLQSHMQAHRKNREHLALRSGRDCGKKGSGGDADLEQDLYMCDYCEETFSQTDELEKHVLTRHPQLSDRADLQCIHCPEIFLDEASLLTHIETQHANRKHKCPVCLEQFLSVEDVYCHLDSHRQPDSSNHSAASPDPALGSVASMSSATPDSSASLERGSTPDSTLKHGQGSERGRRRANETTDDTRITLSHQSAGGGGNWSKVTYSCPYCSKRDFHSLAVLEIHLKTIHADKPQQSHTCQLCLETLPTLYNLNEHVRKAHRASGGTDGTTTGAFPLLQFTNVTAFHCNYCPDMFGDINSLQEHIRVSHCLPGGVLAGSTTLEGNHAFFCNQCSMGFLTESSLTEHIQQTHCTSATGGGSASGGAVAKLESPLQAASQSFMEVYSCPYCTNSPIFGSLLKLTKHIKENHKNIPLANNKRQAKVADLSPASSDIEISSPKRHRLGGDSTPSMGSNGDYPCNQCDLRFSSFEGFQAHLKSHLEMLLRRQSCPQCNKEDFESQDALLQHLTVHYTTTSTQYVCESCDKQFSSVDDLQKHLLDMHTFVLYHCTLCQEVFDSKVSIQVHLAVKHSNEKKLFRCTACAWDFRKEADLQVHVKHNHLGQRSILPGSLGAGLKPRKCIFCGETFGTEVELQCHITTHSKKLTCRFCGKAFHAMSLLERHLREKHCIFDGGNITGNGGGTGSSGSQNGTPNGLVQSSKRGGSCAGGGGNGGAGSADRATVAAAEQADLQNMLLKGSVLGGGSNQGGDAANSHEASGGEEELDNSEPMYACDICGAAYTMESLLQNHRLRDHNIRPGDDDAGSRKKKADFIKGNHKCNVCSRTFFSESGLREHAQTHRGPAKHYMCPICGERFPSLLTLTEHKVTHSKSLDTGTCRICKMPLQSEEEFIEHCQMHPDLRNSLTGFRCVVCMQTVTSTLELKIHGTFHMQKISTGPAIAGAGGGGGNIGPGGGNGSASSSPNGQLHPHKLYKCAFCLKEFKNKGELVKLDVNGLPYGLCAGCMSRGTNGQSPSQGGALTPGDSQGEKSLAGLRCPECGVKFESVEDLESHVQTDHPEVSPETSAAGKKAEASPAPKKKTYQCIKCQMTFETEREIQIHVANHMIEEPSCQQEEGINHECKLCNQMFDSPAKLLCHLIEHSFEGMGGTFKCPVCFTVFVQANKLQQHIFAVHGQEDKIYDCSQCPQKFFFQTELQNHTLSQHAQ
- the znf423 gene encoding zinc finger protein 423 isoform X1; this translates as MSRRKQAKPRSVKAVEEGESSECGGTWDESTLQTEVPVTKREAEPKDGRVATEDGEQEEHDDHDDDIDDESIFTCDNCQQDFECLAELTEHRTNHCPADGDDDPAGLSWVPSSPSSKDVASPSQMPDGCCDLGMATGGEEEGGTGLPYPCQFCDKSFSRLSYLKRHEQIHSDKLPFKCTFCSRLFKHKRSRDRHVKLHTGDKKYSCQECEAAFSRSDHLKIHLKTHSSSKPFKCSVCKRGFSSTSSLQSHMQAHRKNREHLALRSGRDCGKKGSGGDADLEQDLYMCDYCEETFSQTDELEKHVLTRHPQLSDRADLQCIHCPEIFLDEASLLTHIETQHANRKHKCPVCLEQFLSVEDVYCHLDSHRQPDSSNHSAASPDPALGSVASMSSATPDSSASLERGSTPDSTLKHGQGSERGRRRANETTDDTRITLSHQSAGGGGNWSKVTYSCPYCSKRDFHSLAVLEIHLKTIHADKPQQSHTCQLCLETLPTLYNLNEHVRKAHRASGGTDGTTTGAFPLLQFTNVTAFHCNYCPDMFGDINSLQEHIRVSHCLPGGVLAGSTTLEGNHAFFCNQCSMGFLTESSLTEHIQQTHCTSATGGGSASGGAVAKLESPLQAASQSFMESKQLFSLYKDQKNISLSIYDRFKEGTVFVSEQVYSCPYCTNSPIFGSLLKLTKHIKENHKNIPLANNKRQAKVADLSPASSDIEISSPKRHRLGGDSTPSMGSNGDYPCNQCDLRFSSFEGFQAHLKSHLEMLLRRQSCPQCNKEDFESQDALLQHLTVHYTTTSTQYVCESCDKQFSSVDDLQKHLLDMHTFVLYHCTLCQEVFDSKVSIQVHLAVKHSNEKKLFRCTACAWDFRKEADLQVHVKHNHLGQRSILPGSLGAGLKPRKCIFCGETFGTEVELQCHITTHSKKLTCRFCGKAFHAMSLLERHLREKHCIFDGGNITGNGGGTGSSGSQNGTPNGLVQSSKRGGSCAGGGGNGGAGSADRATVAAAEQADLQNMLLKGSVLGGGSNQGGDAANSHEASGGEEELDNSEPMYACDICGAAYTMESLLQNHRLRDHNIRPGDDDAGSRKKKADFIKGNHKCNVCSRTFFSESGLREHAQTHRGPAKHYMCPICGERFPSLLTLTEHKVTHSKSLDTGTCRICKMPLQSEEEFIEHCQMHPDLRNSLTGFRCVVCMQTVTSTLELKIHGTFHMQKISTGPAIAGAGGGGGNIGPGGGNGSASSSPNGQLHPHKLYKCAFCLKEFKNKGELVKLDVNGLPYGLCAGCMSRGTNGQSPSQGGALTPGDSQGEKSLAGLRCPECGVKFESVEDLESHVQTDHPEVSPETSAAGKKAEASPAPKKKTYQCIKCQMTFETEREIQIHVANHMIEEPSCQQEEGINHECKLCNQMFDSPAKLLCHLIEHSFEGMGGTFKCPVCFTVFVQANKLQQHIFAVHGQEDKIYDCSQCPQKFFFQTELQNHTLSQHAQ
- the znf423 gene encoding zinc finger protein 423 isoform X3, producing the protein MSRRKQAKPRSVKAVEEGESSECGGTWDESTLQTEVPVTKREAEPKDGRVATEDGEQEEHDDHDDDIDDESIFTCDNCQQDFECLAELTEHRTNHCPADGDDDPAGLSWVPSSPSSKDVASPSQMPDGCCDLGMATGGEEEGGTGLPYPCQFCDKSFSRLSYLKRHEQIHSDKLPFKCTFCSRLFKHKRSRDRHVKLHTGDKKYSCQECEAAFSRSDHLKIHLKTHSSSKPFKCSVCKRGFSSTSSLQSHMQAHRKNREHLALRSGRDCGKKGSGGDADLEQDLYMCDYCEETFSQTDELEKHVLTRHPQLSDRADLQCIHCPEIFLDEASLLTHIETQHANRKHKCPVCLEQFLSVEDVYCHLDSHRQPDSSNHSAASPDPALGSVASMSSATPDSSASLERGSTPDSTLKHGQGSERGRRRANETTDDTRITLSHQSAGGGGNWSKVTYSCPYCSKRDFHSLAVLEIHLKTIHADKPQQSHTCQLCLETLPTLYNLNEHVRKAHRASGGTDGTTTGAFPLLQFTNVTAFHCNYCPDMFGDINSLQEHIRVSHCLPGGVLAGSTTLEGNHAFFCNQCSMGFLTESSLTEHIQQTHCTSATGGGSASGGAVAKLESPLQAASQSFMESKQLFSLYKDQKNISLSIYDRFKEGTVFVSEQVYSCPYCTNSPIFGSLLKLTKHIKENHKNIPLANNKRQAKVADLSPASSDIEISSPKRHRLGGDSTPSMGSNGDYPCNQCDLRFSSFEGFQAHLKSHLEMLLRRQSCPQCNKEDFESQDALLQHLTVHYTTTSTQYVCESCDKQFSSVDDLQKHLLDMHTFVLYHCTLCQEVFDSKVSIQVHLAVKHSNEKKLFRCTACAWDFRKEADLQVHVKHNHLGQRSILPGSLGAGLKPRKCIFCGETFGTEVELQCHITTHSKKLTCRFCGKAFHAMSLLERHLREKHCIFDGGNITGNGGGTGSSGSQNGTPNGLVQSSKRGGSCAGGGGNGGAGSADRATVAAAEQADLQNMLLKGSVLGGGSNQGGDAANSHEASGGEEELDNSEPMYACDICGAAYTMESLLQNHRLRDHNIRPGDDDAGSRKKKADFIKGNHKCNVCSRTFFSESGLREHAQTHRGPAKHYMCPICGERFPSLLTLTEHKVTHSKSLDTGTCRICKMPLQSEEEFIEHCQMHPDLRNSLTGFRCVVCMQTVTSTLELKIHGTFHMQKISTGPAIAGAGGGGGNIGPGGGNGSASSSPNGQLHPHKLYKCAFCLKEFKNKGELVKLDVNGLPYGLCAGCMSRGTNGQSPSQGGALTPGDSQGEKSLAGLRCPECGVKFESVEDLESHVQTDHPEVSPETSAAGKKAEASPAPKKKTYQCIKCQMTFETEREIQIHVANHMIEEGINHECKLCNQMFDSPAKLLCHLIEHSFEGMGGTFKCPVCFTVFVQANKLQQHIFAVHGQEDKIYDCSQCPQKFFFQTELQNHTLSQHAQ
- the znf423 gene encoding zinc finger protein 423 isoform X6 — encoded protein: MSRRKQAKPRSVKAVEEGESSECGGTWDESTLQTEVPVTKREAEPKDGRVATEDGEQEEHDDHDDDIDDESIFTCDNCQQDFECLAELTEHRTNHCPADGDDDPAGLSWVPSSPSSKDVASPSQMPDGCCDLGMATGGEEEGGTGLPYPCQFCDKSFSRLSYLKRHEQIHSDKLPFKCTFCSRLFKHKRSRDRHVKLHTGDKKYSCQECEAAFSRSDHLKIHLKTHSSSKPFKCSVCKRGFSSTSSLQSHMQAHRKNREHLALRSGRDCGKKGSGGDADLEQDLYMCDYCEETFSQTDELEKHVLTRHPQLSDRADLQCIHCPEIFLDEASLLTHIETQHANRKHKCPVCLEQFLSVEDVYCHLDSHRQPDSSNHSAASPDPALGSVASMSSATPDSSASLERGSTPDSTLKHGQGSERGRRRANETTDDTRITLSHQSAGGGGNWSKVTYSCPYCSKRDFHSLAVLEIHLKTIHADKPQQSHTCQLCLETLPTLYNLNEHVRKAHRASGGTDGTTTGAFPLLQFTNVTAFHCNYCPDMFGDINSLQEHIRVSHCLPGGVLAGSTTLEGNHAFFCNQCSMGFLTESSLTEHIQQTHCTSATGGGSASGGAVAKLESPLQAASQSFMEVYSCPYCTNSPIFGSLLKLTKHIKENHKNIPLANNKRQAKVADLSPASSDIEISSPKRHRLGGDSTPSMGSNGDYPCNQCDLRFSSFEGFQAHLKSHLEMLLRRQSCPQCNKEDFESQDALLQHLTVHYTTTSTQYVCESCDKQFSSVDDLQKHLLDMHTFVLYHCTLCQEVFDSKVSIQVHLAVKHSNEKKLFRCTACAWDFRKEADLQVHVKHNHLGQRSILPGSLGAGLKPRKCIFCGETFGTEVELQCHITTHSKKLTCRFCGKAFHAMSLLERHLREKHCIFDGGNITGNGGGTGSSGSQNGTPNGLVQSSKRGGSCAGGGGNGGAGSADRATVAAAEQADLQNMLLKGSVLGGGSNQGGDAANSHEASGGEEELDNSEPMYACDICGAAYTMESLLQNHRLRDHNIRPGDDDAGSRKKKADFIKGNHKCNVCSRTFFSESGLREHAQTHRGPAKHYMCPICGERFPSLLTLTEHKVTHSKSLDTGTCRICKMPLQSEEEFIEHCQMHPDLRNSLTGFRCVVCMQTVTSTLELKIHGTFHMQKISTGPAIAGAGGGGGNIGPGGGNGSASSSPNGQLHPHKLYKCAFCLKEFKNKGELVKLDVNGLPYGLCAGCMSRGTNGQSPSQGGALTPGDSQGEKSLAGLRCPECGVKFESVEDLESHVQTDHPEVSPETSAAGKKAEASPAPKKKTYQCIKCQMTFETEREIQIHVANHMIEEGINHECKLCNQMFDSPAKLLCHLIEHSFEGMGGTFKCPVCFTVFVQANKLQQHIFAVHGQEDKIYDCSQCPQKFFFQTELQNHTLSQHAQ